In Candidatus Manganitrophus morganii, the genomic window AAACAAGATTTGAAGTGGCTTTACCAGACCCAGAACGACGTCCTCATCATCGCTTCATCCGGGACCGGCGGCATGGAAGGATCAGTCACCAACTTTCTCTCTCCCGGCGACAAAGCCCTCTTCGTCAACAGCGGAAAATTCGGCGAACGTTGGGGGAAAATCTGCGCGGCCTACGGCGTTAAGGCGGAGGAGATCAAGGTCGAGTGGGGATACGCGGTAAAACCGGAGCAGATTAAAGCGGCCCTCCAGAAAGATCCGTCGATCAAAGCGGTCTTCACCCAGGCCAATGAGACGTCGACCGGCGTGGCCCATCCGATCCGCGAGATCGGCGAGGTCGTCAAACAGTTCGAAGGGACCTTGATGATCGTCGATGCCGTTTCGGCAATGGGGGTTTTCGACATCCAGACCGACGCGTGGGGCCTCGATGTCGTTGTGACCGGTTCGCAGAAGGCGCTGGCGTTGCCTCCGGGATTGGCGTTCGTCTCCGTTTCCGAGAAGGCGTGGCGCCAGGCGGAGAAGGCGAAGAACGCGAAGTTCTATTTCAACTTCAAAAAAGAGCGGGAAGGTTTGGCGAAGAATCAGACCGCCTATACCCCGGCGGTCTCGCTGATCGTCGGCCTGGACCAATCGCTCCGGATGCTCAAAGAAGAGGGGCTGCAGAATGTTTTTGCGCGCCAGGGTCTTCTTGCCAAAGCGACGCGGGAAGCGATGAAGGGATTGGGGCTTTCCCTCTTTCCGAAAGAGTATCCCAGTGATGCGGTGACGGCGATCGAAGCGCCCCAGGGCTATGACGGCCAGGCGATCTACAAAGATCTCCGCGTCAAATACGGCGTTACGGCCGCCGGGGGACAAGACCAGCTCAAGGGGAAGGTCTTCCGGATCGCCACGATGGGATATATGGACACCTTTGATATCATCACGGCGGTCGCGGCGGTCGAGATGGTCCTGAAGGGGATGGGGCATCCTCTGAAGCTCGGGACCGGCGTCGGAATCGCGCAGGAAATTCTCTTAAAAAAATAGCTTTCAGGAAGGCTGTTTGGAGGTTTTATGAAGGTATTAATCAGTGATTCCCTTTCGGAACGGGGCGTTGAAATCCTGAAGAAGGCCGGCTTGACGGTCGACGTCAAAACAAAGCTGACCCCGGCGCAGTTGATCGAGGAGATCCCGAATTACGATGCCCTCATCATCCGGAGCGGTACCAAGGTGACGAAGGATGTGATCGCCGCGGCGAAGAACCTCAAGGTGGTCGGCCGGGCCGGATCGGGGCTCGAC contains:
- a CDS encoding alanine--glyoxylate aminotransferase family protein — its product is MKKYLLAPGPTQVSPEVLLAMAQPILHHRAPEFAKILERVKQDLKWLYQTQNDVLIIASSGTGGMEGSVTNFLSPGDKALFVNSGKFGERWGKICAAYGVKAEEIKVEWGYAVKPEQIKAALQKDPSIKAVFTQANETSTGVAHPIREIGEVVKQFEGTLMIVDAVSAMGVFDIQTDAWGLDVVVTGSQKALALPPGLAFVSVSEKAWRQAEKAKNAKFYFNFKKEREGLAKNQTAYTPAVSLIVGLDQSLRMLKEEGLQNVFARQGLLAKATREAMKGLGLSLFPKEYPSDAVTAIEAPQGYDGQAIYKDLRVKYGVTAAGGQDQLKGKVFRIATMGYMDTFDIITAVAAVEMVLKGMGHPLKLGTGVGIAQEILLKK